CAGTTATGAGCCTTATAGCAAAGAGGCGAAGAAAAAGGAAGAGTTCTCGCTTGAACCGCCTGAACCCTATCGATATGAAGGCAATAAGCCTGAATACATGGTTATGGAAGTCATTCCGGTGATTCCGCCGGAGCTCAGGCCGCTTGTTCCGCTTGAAGGCGGACGGTTTGCCACTTCTGACCTCAACGATTTGTATCGCCGTGTGATTATCCGCAACAACCGTCTGAAAAAGCTGCTTGATATCAGAGCGCCTGAAGTCATTTTACGTAACGAAAAAAGAATGCTTCAAGAAGCGGTGGACGCGCTCTTTGATAACTCCCGAAAAGCCAACGCGGTAAAGTCGGGCGATTCGAACCGCGCGTTAAAATCGTTGTCGGACTCGCTGAAAGGGAAGCAAGGGCGTTTTCGTCAAAACTTGCTTGGAAAGCGCGTTGATTATTCCGGTCGTTCGGTTATTGTGGTCGGCCCGGAATTGAGATTGCATCAGTGCGGGTTGCCAAAGGATATGGCGATTGAGCTTTTCCAGCCGTTCGTAATTCGCCGGTTGGTCGAGCGCGGCTACGCAAAATCGGTAAAATCCGCAAAAAAATTAATAGACCGCAAAGATCCGGCTATTTGGGATGTTCTGGAAAAAGTGATTGAGGGACATCCAATTATGCTCAACCGTGCGCCAACGCTTCATCGGCTTGGTATTCAGGCGTTTCAGCCTGTGCTGGTTGAAGGTAAAGCGCTTCAGCTTCACCCGCTCGTTTGTACCGCGTTCAACGCAGACTTCGATGGCGACCAGATGGCGGTGCATATTCCGCTCTCGCAAGAAGCGCAGATGGAAGCCATGATGCTCATGCTTTCGTCTCACAACTTAATTTTGCCTCAGTCCGGTAAGCCGGTTACGGTTCCATCACAGGACATGGTTTTAGGCGTGTATTACCTGACTAAGGTTAGAAAAGGCGCGAGAGGGGAAGGCAATATCTTTGCAAATACAGAAGATGTGGTCATTGCTTATAACGAAGGTGAAGTGGACTTACACGCCAGAATTTTTGTTCGCTACGACAAGCCACGCGATGAAAAGAATGACGTGTTAAGCTTCATTGACGCAATTCCTGAAAGCAAACCAGAAAAGCGCAAATGGGTTAAGGAACAATTAGAGGCGAAAACTCTAATGGCGACAACTGTTGGCCGTGTGCTATTCAGTCAAGTCATGCCAGAGACCATCAGCTTTATTAATAAAGTTTTAGATAAGAAGACAGCGAAAGACCTTATCGCGCATGTGATTTCCAAAGTCGGCACGGTTCGCGCCGAAAAATTCCTTGATGACGTCAAAGGTCTTGGGTTTAACATGGCGATGCGTGGTGGCCTGTCCATTGGCCTTTCCGATGCGATTGTGCCGGAAACCAAAAAGCGCTACATCAAAGAAGCGATTAAAAATAGCAATAAGATTATCAAGGAATACAACACGGGTATGCTAACTGAAAACGAGAAGTATAACAAGATCGTGGATGTTTGGCAGAACGTGACCAATATTGTTTCCGATGAATCTTACCAGACGCTTAGAAAAGACCGCGACGGATTTAACCCGCTCTTTATGATGCTTGATTCCGGTGCGAGAGGCTCGCGCAACCAGGCGCGTCAGCTGACTGGTATGCGCGGTTTGATTGCGCGTCCGCAGAAGTCCATGTCTGGTCAGCCGGGTGAAATTATTGAAAACCCGATTATCTCGAACTTGCGCGAAGGCCTCACTGTTTTGGAATACTTTATTTCAACACACGGTGCAAGAAAAGGTCTTTCCGATACCTCGCTCAAAACGGCGGACGCTGGTTATTTGACTCGTCGTTTGCACGATGTGGCGCAAGATGTGATTGTCACGGAAGACGATTGCGGCACAACAATGGGCATTCACATTCGCCGCGACGAAGAAGAAGTGGCTGGAAAGGTCAAATTCCACGATAAGTTGCGCGGTCGTTATGTGGCGCACGACGTGGTAGACTCCATTACCGAGCAAGTTGTTCTGAAAGCCGGTGACTTAATTACAGACGAAATCGCCGAAGAGTTAAGACTAAATGTCGGTGTCACAGATGTGATGATTCGCTCGGTGCTTACTTGCGATTCTAAACGAGGCATTTGTGCCAAATGCTACGGCACAAACCTTGCCTCCGGACGCCAAGTCGACGCTGGTGAAGCGGTCGGTGTTATCGCGGCGCAATCGATTGGTGAGCCAGGTACGCAGCTTACGCTCAGAACCTTCCACCAAGGTGGTGCGGCTCAAGGCGGCATTGCGGAAACCGAAATTCGCTCTCAATATGAAGGTCAGCTCGAGTTTGAAAACATTCAAATGGTTCAAAGCAAAACCTTCAATGAAGATGGTGCAGAAGAAGTTCATGATATTGTCATTCGCAAAAATGGCGTGATGAATATTGTTGATCCAAGCACCGGAAAAATACTCAAGCGCATGATCGTCCCTTATGGCGCAAAAATGAACTGCAAGGACGGCGACATGGTGCAAAAAGGCTCGCTGCTTTATGGCGTTGAACCAAATAGCACGCCAATCTTGGCTGAAAAAGACGGTGTGATCAAGTTTGTTGATATTGAAAAAGGCGTTACTTACAAAGAGGAGAGCGACCAACAAAC
Above is a window of Chloroherpeton thalassium ATCC 35110 DNA encoding:
- the rpoC gene encoding DNA-directed RNA polymerase subunit beta', whose protein sequence is MAFAIGTSPIKRDFTRIKISVASPESILARSRGEVLKPETINYRTYKPERDGLMCEKIFGPTKDWECYCGKYKRVRYKGIICDRCGVEVTSKSVRRERMGHISLAVPVVHTWFFRSVPSKIGALLDLSTKELERIIYYEVFVVINPGEPGRKQGLKMMDRLTEEQYYQIITEYEDNQDLDDDDPDKFVAKMGGEAIKALLKRLDLDSTAKELRRILKESQSEQKKADALKRLKVVEAFRASYEPYSKEAKKKEEFSLEPPEPYRYEGNKPEYMVMEVIPVIPPELRPLVPLEGGRFATSDLNDLYRRVIIRNNRLKKLLDIRAPEVILRNEKRMLQEAVDALFDNSRKANAVKSGDSNRALKSLSDSLKGKQGRFRQNLLGKRVDYSGRSVIVVGPELRLHQCGLPKDMAIELFQPFVIRRLVERGYAKSVKSAKKLIDRKDPAIWDVLEKVIEGHPIMLNRAPTLHRLGIQAFQPVLVEGKALQLHPLVCTAFNADFDGDQMAVHIPLSQEAQMEAMMLMLSSHNLILPQSGKPVTVPSQDMVLGVYYLTKVRKGARGEGNIFANTEDVVIAYNEGEVDLHARIFVRYDKPRDEKNDVLSFIDAIPESKPEKRKWVKEQLEAKTLMATTVGRVLFSQVMPETISFINKVLDKKTAKDLIAHVISKVGTVRAEKFLDDVKGLGFNMAMRGGLSIGLSDAIVPETKKRYIKEAIKNSNKIIKEYNTGMLTENEKYNKIVDVWQNVTNIVSDESYQTLRKDRDGFNPLFMMLDSGARGSRNQARQLTGMRGLIARPQKSMSGQPGEIIENPIISNLREGLTVLEYFISTHGARKGLSDTSLKTADAGYLTRRLHDVAQDVIVTEDDCGTTMGIHIRRDEEEVAGKVKFHDKLRGRYVAHDVVDSITEQVVLKAGDLITDEIAEELRLNVGVTDVMIRSVLTCDSKRGICAKCYGTNLASGRQVDAGEAVGVIAAQSIGEPGTQLTLRTFHQGGAAQGGIAETEIRSQYEGQLEFENIQMVQSKTFNEDGAEEVHDIVIRKNGVMNIVDPSTGKILKRMIVPYGAKMNCKDGDMVQKGSLLYGVEPNSTPILAEKDGVIKFVDIEKGVTYKEESDQQTGHVQRVIINWRSRVRTVDIREPRIQLLTHHGELIASYPIPIKANLHSEDGATVHAGDVLAKVPRDLTRIGGDITAGLPRVTELFEARNPSDPAVVSEIDGIVTFGSQRRNNKEVKVKNAYDDERIYLVPIGKHILVNEGDEVRAGDPITDGSISPQDILRIQGPNAVQQYLVNEIQKVYQINAGVEINDKHLEVIVRQMLQKVQVEDSGDTHLMPGDLIDKTTFKDVNSKIQGKVRVSEKGDARNIQEGELYAKEEIGRLNRELRKNNRVLVTFEPAVPATSRPVLLGITSAALQTESFISAASFQETTKVLTDAAVEGKTDFLAGLKENVIVGKLIPAGTGLKRYRSLRISTANLQDSYEPSQRAYQEDEYAKKEDGEIAIDD